The DNA window CTGCTCAAGCAGCTGCCGCCTGTCGGTTCCGACGTCGTCACGGCCGACGGCAGGGCGCGCGTGCTCAGCCAGGAGATCCTGGCCGAACAACTGCTCGTCTCGACCGAAGACAATCGTCGCATGCTGATCAACGCCAGCGATGTCCTGTCGGTGCTCAAACGCGGGTCGGGCAAAGGGAAACCTCGTTCGCGCGGACCCGAACGCGGCCGCAACGAGAACCGGGACAAACCGCCGCAAGAGGAAACGCAGGGCGCCGCCCAGGAGAAACCGCCGCAGGGCGACAGCCGTGAGAAACCGCCGCGGGGGGAAAAACGGAACGGACCGCCGCGAGGAGACAAGCGGGGCGGGGCGCCACGGGGAGATAAACAGGGCGGGCCGGCCAATGACGATCAACGTGACGGGACCGAGTCGAAGGCAGGCCCCGAAGCGCAGGACGGGCCAGTGGTAAAGGATACGTCAGCGCCAACGGAGGGACTGCAGGAGAACCCAGGCAGGCCAGAGGGGAATGGCGGACCTCCGCTGAGCCCAAGTCCGGAGAAGATCGAAGGCCCCGAAAAGAACAACGAAACGGAGTCGCAGGGCGGGCCCCCAGAGTCGACCGACTCCAAGGATCAAGAGTAAGATTTAGAGTAAGAATTGTGCGGTGACTGGGAGGGCGTTTTTGGCTCTCCTGTTTGGAAACCTTAGCGGATAAGTTCCTGGTTATGACGGAAGAACAACGGCCACTTTTCCAGCTTTTGCGGAAGGACCCGCGGTATACGCTCGATGCCTATCAGTTCGTGCGCGACGCTTTGTCGTACGCCCATGATGAACTGGACTGGGGCGATGAATCGGGAGGCGAACCGGAAGCGGCAATCGACGAAGACGACCAGGACGAAGAGCCGGTCGTCGAACGTCACCTGACCGGCCAGCAACTGTGCGAAGCCATTCGGCGCTATGCGATCGAACAATACGGCTACATGGCCAAAGTGGTGCTCAACAGCTGGGGCGTCGCCAAGACCGATGACTTTGGCGAGATCGTCTATAACCTGATTCGCATCAAGCTGATGAAAAAGTCGCCGGCCGACCGCCGCGAAGACTTCAACGGCCTGTACGATTTTGGCGAAGCGTTCGAACAGCACTTCGAAATCAAACTGCCCAAGTCCCCGTAGTCCGATCCCGGCAGCCGTCCCGGGTAGATCTCCCTCGCTGACCGCGTCCTCTCGCATGCGGCCCGACTCTATGTCTAAAACCAAAAAACGGCCGGCTCCTTCCCAGAAATCGGCCGATCCCGAATCGAGCGATCCGCCGCCGCTGCGGGCAAACCCCTTGCCGCGGAATCTGCCCCTGCTGATCCTGACGGCAAGCCTGTTCTTCGGCTTTCTGCTGTACCTGCTGATCGTCGCCATTAGCGCCGCCGGGCAGTAACGCCGCCACGCGCTCAGGGCGTTTGTTCCAGCAGCCAGTCTTCCAGGATGATCTGCTTCATCATGGGCGCCCTCAAAAGCGCGGTCCGGGCCGGCAACAGCGACTTGAGCCAGGGACGCCGCACAATGTTGGAGACGGCCCGCATGCCGATGCTCTTCTGCAGCTGTCCGGTCACGTTGTCGCTCAGTCGGTGATAGGTGGCCGGTATAATATTGGGCGACGGGCCCACATGCACGACCGTTTCGATCCCTTTCTCCAGAGTTTCCGCCACGGCGTCCCACAGTCGTTGCGGCTGGTCGGTCCAGCGATGCAAAATTTCTCGGGCGTTATAGTCGTTGTAGCTGAAGTCGCCCGTCACCAGCGAAAACACTGGCGGGGACGGCGCCGCAAAGCCGCCGCGGGCCGTATGCAGCATTTTCGCACAGCGATTCGGAATGTTCCGTTCCCAGGTAATGGGGGTATGCATGGGCGGCCAGCTGCCTTCGTTTTTGCGCAGGTACAAACGCTCGGTCACCTTCTCGTTGATCCGGCGGTTAAAGCGGTCCAGCGTATCGCGTTGTCCCATCAACAGCACGGAGTTCGGCGCCAGATAGGCCGAAATGCCCATCACGCCGTTTCCTTCAGCGTTGATGTGCAGGTACTGGCGATGCACCTCATCCAGCGGCAACTGATGCCCCCGGGCAAACAGCACCCCCAGAGTGACATCGTCGGCCAGGGCAATGCAGTCTTCCGACAACGCGAGCGGCGTGCGCAGCGCCTCTTCGCGATCCAGCGTGCCGCTGGCAATCAGGGCGGCCACTTCGCCCAGGCTGTACCCCATCGCCATCCGGGCCGATTGGTACTTCACGCCAAAGAACTGCTCTAACAGCTTCAGCTGCCCCAGGGCCGCGCCCACAATCAGGACAATGGCGTCGGCGTAATCGGCCAGCGTCGTTTCCCGCCGTTCGCGGACCCGCTCCACCAGCTTCAGATCACGCCCGACCCAGACGCTGTTGGCCTCCGAAAACTCCCGCAGTATGCGTTCCAGCACCGGCCCATAGGCCGCATGCTCCAGCAACTCGGGCGTGCGCCCCAGATTCAACGTGTTGTAACCGCGGAAGGCGAACGCCGTGGAACCCATCCCGTTTTTCATGGCCTGGGGCTTCATCGGCAAACCTTCCGAAAGAGAGACGGCAGCACAAACAACGGAAACACCCCAATCCCCCACCTGCTGGCGCCGACCGACAGGCATGCTCGGCGACACCTGCCTGGCATTGCCTGGTATCCGTGCAGGGGCCCGACTTGAGGCCAGCACCACTACCCTTCACCTGATACTACGGAATGAGCGACCGGCGTCGGGCGCTGGGCGGCAAGGAACCGACGCGCTGTCCCGGCAAAGCAAAGTCATGCTTCAGGGCCGCTTGGAATTCGGGGCTGAGTTGATAATAGTCGGTCGGCAGGTTCAATTCGAGCATCACGTCGTAAGTGGCCAGGTTGTCGCCGGAGCTGATCAGCGGACGTTGGGAAATCCGCAGCGCACTGGTGACCGTTCCGTTCCATTCAGAGACATACATGCCGGCCAGCAGCGACTTTTTCTGGCGCAGACCGTACGCCCTGGTAAGGCTATCCACCAGCCTTTGCGGATCGCCGGTGGTTCCCTGGAAGCTGACCCGTTTGACCTGTTGCTGATGGTCGAAATAATAGGTCAACGATCCGGCCACGTCGCTCGGCTGGGCGCCAGTCACCAGGGCGGTGCGCAGGCCTTGCATGCCCGGGGCGTCGAGCGCGGTCGTCACCCGTCCCCAGCGCTGCAGGATCCAGTTCGGCGTTACGTCGAAGCGAAACACTTCCAGGAAGTCGCTTGTCGGCGGGCCGGCCAACGGGGCGGTTGTGATCGAAGTCCCTAGCCGATTGACGGGCTCCAGTGTGGGCGGAGGCAGCGCGTCGATAGCTTCGTCTTCCATCAGTCCGGACAATCCGGTCAGGGTGGACGTTTGCTCTTCGTCCGCGGCGGGCTTTCCGCTTTGGAGCAGGTAGGGTCCGCCGCTCGCAGCGAGCAGGATCGGCAGGTACAGCAGTTCTTTGCGCATGGTTTAGCCTCTCTCTCGATACCCCAGATATCGGCGCCGCGGCGGTCCTGGCTGGTCGAGAATGCGTCAGCCCTGCGTAATCGTTACCGTCGCTGCGATCGTTTCACCAGGCGCCAGCAGACGCAGGCCGCTGGCGATCCCGGCTTCGTGCAGGCGAAGCGGATCCGGCAGACAGGTCCACGGCTCCAGACAAATCGCTTCTCGATGCGGCGGCGTATAAACGACCAGATGCGGGAACTCCGGCCCCCAGGCAATCGAAACCTGCCGACCCGTCGTATCCAGCAAGCGACAGGTGGCTGTCTCGTCAAACCATTGCAGGCCCGTGAACCCCAGATCCAGGTCGATCTGCGAGAACCGCATGCCCAGATGCAGCGACAGAGCGTTTCCCAGCTCGCGGAATTCGCCCGTGGCGAACGGGCCTTCCATCTCCCAGGTCTGGGCGACCGGCAGTTGCACCCGGCAGGCAGCCGCGTCCTCGGGGCTGGCCGTCGCCGCCAGCCGGAAATAAGGATGCAGCCCCAGTCCCCAGGGCAACGGCCGGCAGTCGACGTTCTCGATTTCGACCACGATCGTGAGCGAAGCCGCGGTCAGGGCAAACCGGGCAACCAGGCGAAAGTCGGCCGGCCAGCAGGCGGCGCCGTCGGCCCCATCACGCGACAGCACAAATTCCGCCGACGCAGTGGTATCGGTGCGATCCAGCAATCGCCAGGGACGATCGTAGACGAACCCATGGATCGGTAGTTCGCCTGGGTCGGTCGTGACCGAAAACTCTTCCCCCTGCCAGACGATCCGGTTGCTCGCCAGGCGGCCGGGAAAGGGGAACAGCAGTGGGATGCCGCTATGGGCCGCTCCGCCCGCTCCCTGGGGAAAGCCAGGCTCCGACCAGAGCAGCTCCGTTGGCTGCTCCTGGTGCGGCAGTCGCAGGGAGAAGCAGTTGCAGCCGCGGTCCAGGGCGATCACGGCCGTGGCCCCGGAGACGGCTTCTGTCAGCGTGATCAGCGAATCGCTCATAAGTTGCCTGTCTGCCGCGGCGGGCGAACACGGATCGCCACAGGCGGGCGATCAGGCCTGCTGCATCAGTTCCTGGAACTGCTGGAACAGATAGCGGCTGTCGTGCGGGCCAGCCGACGCTTCCGGATGATACTGCACGCCGAACGCGGGAAACCGACGATGCCGCACGCCGGCGATTGTATCGTCGTTCAAATTGCGATGCGTGATTTCCAGATCGTCGGGCAGGGACGCTTCCTCGACGGCAAAGCCGTGGTTCTGCGAAGTAATTTCCACTTTCTGTGTAAGCACATTCAAGACCGGCTGGTTGGCGCCGCGATGACCGAACTTCAGCTTGAAGGTGCGCGCCCCGCAGGCCAGCGACAGCAGCTGATGGCCCAGGCAAATGCCGAAGACGGGTTTCTTTCCCAGCAGGCCGCGAATCGCTTCGATGGCGTAGCCCAGCGGCTCCGGGTCGCCAGGGCCGTTCGACAGGAACACGCCGTCGGGATTCTGCTGCAGGATGTCTTCGGTGCTGACCGAACCCGGCAGGATCGTCACGCGGAAACCTTCCTCGACCAGATGCCGGGCGATATTCAACTTCATGCCGTAATCAATCGCCACCACATGCGGACCGTCGGAACGCAAGTCGGGCATCGCATCGGTAATGAACGACCAGCGGCTCAAACGTTCGCCCCAGGCGGAGGCGCTGTCGGGCAGCACTTCCGACACCAGATCGCGACCCACCAGGCCCGAGGAAGCCTGGGCCTTGGCGACCAGACTGGCGTCGTCGAGATCGACCGTGGACAGAATCCCGCGCAGCGAACCTTGCGTGCGCAGGCGTCGCACCAGAGCGCGGGTATCAATGCCGGAAATACCGACGACGTTGTTGTCGGCAAGATAGTTGTGGAGATCCCCGTCGGACCGGAAGTTACTGCGGCGCCGGCTGTTTTCGCGGACCACAAAACCGGACAGGAAAGGACGCCTGCTTTCGACATCTTCGGGGTTGACCCCATAGTTGCCGATCATCGGGTAAGTCATGGTGACGATCTGCCCTCGATAACTGGGGTCGGTCAGAATTTCCTGGTAACCGGTCATCGAAGTGTTAAAGCAGACCTCTCCGGCGACTTCGCCGGCGGCGCCGAAGGCCTCTCCTGTAAAGACGGCTCCATCTTCCAGGGCAAGTTTAGCAGTTTGGCTCATGGATCGTCTGTTGGCTCAAGCGGAATGTAACGATTGTTTTACGCAGCAGTCCAACCTAAAGAATTGCGGTCGTTCTACCCGATACCTCTGTGTATGGCTGTGGGTCTTCTTTCAAACGACTCTGTCGTCTGATTGAACAGCCACCTGAGGGTCCTTGTTGCGGCGAGCAAGGGCCCTCTTTTTATTTCTTGATCCGGCAGTGCAGCCAGGACCAGGGTTTGCGGCAGAAGCCAGTTATTTACAGGGGCGAATTCCCTTTCCCGCCTGCGCCGCAGCGATGGAAAGGGATTCGCGAGGGTCGAAGACCTGCTGGGAATTTCCCCGGCAGGTCCCCAAGCACGTCGTGGCGCCAGGCGCCAAAGCAGGCAATTTCAACGTTTCTGGAGGGGTGAATCGGAAAGTTTTGCGGCATTTTTTTGGCGGAATTTTCGGCGACCGGATGCGGGGTTGCGTAAAATTCTTCCGATCAGCCAGGGCTGTTTTACGTGTTTTTTTCCTGGCGTTCCAGGCAGCGACTGATCTGGCGAACGGCTTGCCGCAAACGTTCTTCGTTTTCGACCAGGGCCATGCGGAGATAACCTTCCCCCGCAGAACCAAAACCGGCGCCCGGACTGACGGCGACGTCGCCATCTTCCAGCAGCATCATGGCAAAGTCCATGGTGCTCATGCGAGCCAGCCATTCCGGCGGAATCTTCGCCCAGACGAACATGCCGGCGCGGGGCGGATCGACCGACCAGCCAATTCGCCGCAGGCCCTCGACCAGCGTATTCCGGCGGCCCAGATAAATCTCGGACTGACGTTCGACATCGGCCTCGGTGTGGCGCAGGGCGACAATGGCGGCGATTTGAATCGCCTGGAACATGCCATAATCGTAGTAGCCTTTAATCACTCCCAGGTTGCGGATCATGTCGGCGTTGCCAGCGCAAAAACCGACTCGCCAGCCGGCCATGTTATAGCCTTTGCTCATGGTCGTGAATTCCACGCCGACTTCCGACGCGCCGGGCGCCGCCAGGAAACTGGGCGGCTTGTACCCTTCGAAAGCCACGTCCGCGTAGGCGAAGTCGCTGATCACCATAAACCCATACCGTTTGGCGAGTTTCACCACCTCGACATAGAACTCCGGATCGACGGTCACGGTCGACGGATTATGCGGGTAGTTGACGATCAGCAGCTTCGGCTTGGGGTACAAGTGCTGGCACGTGTACGCAATGTTCGACAGGAATTTGTCGCTCTCGGCGACTTCCAGCGCAATCACGTTCCCCGACGCCAGGGCGACGGCGTACATGTGCACGGGAAAATACGGAGCGGGCGTAATGGCCGTATCGCCCGGGCCCATCAGCGCCAGGCACATGTGGCTGAAGCCTTCCTTGGACCCCAGACAGACCATCAGCTCGTTCTCGGGGTCGAGCCGCACGCCGTATTTGGTCAGGTACTTGCTGGCCACCTCACGACGCAGGTTGAGGATACCATTGGACTTGCTGTAACCGTGGTTATTGGGGTCGCGCGCCGCCTCGACCAGTTTGTCAATAACGATCTCCGACGGCGGATCCGACGGATTTCCCATCCCCAGGTCGATCACATCGCTGCCGGCTCGTCGCTTTTTATAGAGCAGGTTGTTGATGCGACCGAACATGTACGGCGGCAATCGGGTCACACGCGCAGCAGGGACAACTTCAAAAGGCGGGTTGGGCGAGTGGTCGGAATCGTCCGCAGGGCCGGTAATGGTCGACGACATGAAAGTAAACCTTGAATTGTCTCCCTTCATTTCGCCATTCGGCCGACAATCGGCAAAGGGGTGCGGTCGCAGGGAGCAGAACGCAGGCTAAAAACGCCTACCCTCCAAGAATAACCGCCGTTTGCCAGATTGAAAACATGCCGCCGCGCGAGTTCTGGCGGCCAGCCGCCCAGATCGGGCCGGCGGGCCCATTTTCACGCAGACCGGGCGGCTGGTTTTTCCAAAAAGAAGGGCCGCATTCGGCGATAAACGGGCAGGACACCGCTTCGAACCGACAACAGGGTCCTTCCCCGCCGGACCGCGGAAGCGACGGCCGGGAAACTTCAGGGACTGACGCGCACCCAGTGCTCGCTGCTGGTCACCCGGCCAAAGCGATCCACATCCAGCTGCAGTTTGCCGCTGAAATCGCCCGACGACCGCACCCAGGGGGGGGAACGCCATTGCGACTGGGAAACCCCTTCAAAGGCGAACGTCCAGCGGCCGTTCTCGGCGCCCAGCAACTGGACGCGATCGACCTGCGTCGAAGTGACCTCGGACCAGGTGTGCTGCAGCCGCATGGCCTCTTCAATCGCTCCATAGGCATGCTGCTGGGCCTGCCAGGCGACCCAGCCCGCCTGGTCGACGTCCTTGAAGCCCGTCCAGAACGGGGCGTCATCCGCCAGCAGCAATCGCGTCAACAGCACCACTTGCGGATCAATCGGGGCCGCTTCGTGCACCGTCGGTTCAAAATAACTGCGATCTTCCGGGGCCGGATCTTTCACCCTCGCCACGGCATAAAAAACGGGCGGGCCAAAGCCCGTCTCCTGGCGCCGGGCGCAACGACACAGGGCCAGGTTCTGGCTGGCCACATTCACTACCTGGTCGCTCCCCTGGCGATAGTCAAGCGGTAACCGGGCCAGCGTTTCCGGCTCGATATACTGCGCGAAGGCGGCCTTTTCCACACGCTGCAAGCCGGTGGAGCCGACTGCCACGCCGCGCACCACGATAGACGCAAAGCACACATCTGCTGGCAGCGGCAGCTCGTTATTCAATCGCTGAATCGTCGCACTGCCGGGCTGTATGGCCGTCGCCCGGGTGCCAAGGAAATCGCCCCAGTGCTCCGCCGTGGTGCTGCCCATGTGGGGCGTGGCGATGGTAATCAGACGATCGATCTCGCCGCCGTATTCCACCTGGGGCAAGGCATTCTGCAGATAGACGCGGGCGGCCAGTCCGCCGGCGCTGTAGGCGACGACGCGAATCTTGTCGCAACCGCAGTACCGCCGCAGCTCGCGGACACAGGCGGCGAATTCCAGCGCCTTGTACGCCAGACCGTCGACATCCGCCGCGGCCGAGAACTCCATCGCAAACAGGTTCGCCTGTTGCGGATCGCCGTCAACGGCATACGTATCCAGTACTTTGGGCAACCTCACCCGGGCGCCGTCCGCACGAATCACCCCGCCAAATCGATAGCCCGACTCCTGCAAAGCGCCGATCATGCCCGTCCATTGCGAGCTTTTATCCGGCTGGTCGCACGCACCGAACGACAGCCCGGCCCCTTCCAGATTCACACGCATCCCAGGAGTCAGCAGCGTGACCGTCCGCAACGGGGCCGCCTCCGCCATCGCCGCCGGCAGGAGAGACAAACAGCCCAGCAGGAGTGTGGCGACAAACGAACGTCGGTGCATACGAATACCCGGGGCTCAAAGGAGAAGGAGCACCGCCCATTATTCGCGCATCACGATCCGCGAGCAATATGAAAATCTGGCCTGCAAGGACTGGAAACCGGCCCAAATCGCATGGGCCACGGCGGTTATGGCAATTGGGAATCGCACGGGCGCGGGCCGGTCAGTCGGCCGTTACCGGACAGCAGCGTATCCCTGCCCCTCTAGTTCCGCGTCATCGTTTCGTGCAGGTTGAGCAACGCCCGAGCGACCGTCGTCCAGGCGGCCAGCTCGCTCGCTGGCAGCTGCTCGTTGACCGGAGCCTGGCCGACCGCCGTCAGCTCCTTGGCCGCGGCCGACTCCTTCTGGTACGCTTGCCGCGATTGCTGCAGTAGCTCCAGTAGCAGGCGGCTTTCGGCCGGATCAGGCGGACGGGAGACGGCCTGCAGGAACGCAGCCTGCAGTCGCTCTTCGTCAGTCTGGCTGATTGTCCGTTCGTTGGCCGGTTGATCCTCGCCAAGCAAACGGGCGGCAAAGGCGCGGGCCGCTTCGACAAAAGTGGGATCGTTAAGCAGGGTGAGCGCCGCCAGCGGCGTATTCGACCGCGGCCGCTCGGCCACGCACTCCTCGCGACTGGGCGCATCAAACGCTTTCAGCATGGGATGCAGGAACTGACGCTGCCAGTGCATGTACACGCCCCGGCGCCATTGCTGGTCGTCGGTATCTGCGGAGTACGTCCGTTTGGGGAAATTCAAATGACGATAGTAACCTTCAGGCTGGTAAGGTTTCACGCTCCCGCCGCCATAGTCCAGCACCAGCAGACCGCTGATCGCCAGGGCGTTGTCGCGCACCATTTCGGCCGGCAACCGGAACGACGATTGCCGGGCAACCAGCCGGTTATAAGGGTCGCGGAGTCGCGCCGCAGGCGTGGCGACCGACGATTGCCGGTACGCCTGGCTCATCACCATCTGCTTGAGCAGACGCTTCACGTTCCAGCCGCTGCTATAAAACTCCACCGCCAGATAATCGAGCAGCTCCGCATGGACGGGCGGTTCTCCCTGTCCGCCAAAGTCGTCGAGGTTTTTCGACAGCCCCACGCCAAACAGCAGGTACCAGAACCGATTGGCGAACACCCTGGCCGTCAGACCACCAGCCTGGTCAGGGTTGGTGAGCCAGTTGGCCAGGTCCAGCCGCGTCGCACGACGGTCGCCCGTCTCCAGCGCTGGCAGGAACGCAGGCGTGGCAGGCGCGACCACCGGCCCGCTGTCATCGAGCCAGTCGCCCCGGGCCAGAATTCGCATCTCGCGCGGTTCGATCGCCACCGTGATCATCGTCAGCCGGGCGGACGCTTTCAGGGCGTCCAGCTCCGCCTGCCAGGCCTCTCGCTGCGCGTCGGTCGCAGCGGCATTCTGGAGCAGTTTTTCTAACTGCTGCACGCGGCGATGCTCAGCCGGGCCGAGCAGTTTAACTTCCGGGTCCCGACGGGTCGGAATGGCGTTGCCGCCGTTGCGAAAGTGTTTGGCCTCGTCGACATCGGCAAAGAACGCCGCCATCGAATAAAAATCGCGGGCCGTGTAGGGATCAAACTTGTGGTCATGGCACTGGGCGCAACCGAGCGTTCCGCCCAGCCAGACGGCCGACACATTCCGCACGCGATCAGCCGCATAAATGGCCAGGTATTCCTTCGGCTGCACGCCCCCTTCGTGCGAGGTCTGCAGCAAGCGGTTGTAGCCCGAGGCGACCAACTGATCGTTCCCCGGCGAATCCGTCAAATCGCCGGCCAGCTGTTCCCGCGTGAACTGGTCGAACGGCACGTTCTGGTTAAAGGCATCAATGCAGTAGTCGCGATACGGCGAAATGTTATGGTCCTGGTCGCCGTGATAGCCCACCGTGTCCGCGAACCGGACGAGGTCCAGCCAGTACATGGCCATCCTCTCGCCATA is part of the Lignipirellula cremea genome and encodes:
- a CDS encoding Minf_1886 family protein, translated to MTEEQRPLFQLLRKDPRYTLDAYQFVRDALSYAHDELDWGDESGGEPEAAIDEDDQDEEPVVERHLTGQQLCEAIRRYAIEQYGYMAKVVLNSWGVAKTDDFGEIVYNLIRIKLMKKSPADRREDFNGLYDFGEAFEQHFEIKLPKSP
- a CDS encoding ACP S-malonyltransferase, giving the protein MKNGMGSTAFAFRGYNTLNLGRTPELLEHAAYGPVLERILREFSEANSVWVGRDLKLVERVRERRETTLADYADAIVLIVGAALGQLKLLEQFFGVKYQSARMAMGYSLGEVAALIASGTLDREEALRTPLALSEDCIALADDVTLGVLFARGHQLPLDEVHRQYLHINAEGNGVMGISAYLAPNSVLLMGQRDTLDRFNRRINEKVTERLYLRKNEGSWPPMHTPITWERNIPNRCAKMLHTARGGFAAPSPPVFSLVTGDFSYNDYNAREILHRWTDQPQRLWDAVAETLEKGIETVVHVGPSPNIIPATYHRLSDNVTGQLQKSIGMRAVSNIVRRPWLKSLLPARTALLRAPMMKQIILEDWLLEQTP
- a CDS encoding DUF6690 family protein, with product MRKELLYLPILLAASGGPYLLQSGKPAADEEQTSTLTGLSGLMEDEAIDALPPPTLEPVNRLGTSITTAPLAGPPTSDFLEVFRFDVTPNWILQRWGRVTTALDAPGMQGLRTALVTGAQPSDVAGSLTYYFDHQQQVKRVSFQGTTGDPQRLVDSLTRAYGLRQKKSLLAGMYVSEWNGTVTSALRISQRPLISSGDNLATYDVMLELNLPTDYYQLSPEFQAALKHDFALPGQRVGSLPPSARRRSLIP
- a CDS encoding aldose 1-epimerase; translated protein: MSDSLITLTEAVSGATAVIALDRGCNCFSLRLPHQEQPTELLWSEPGFPQGAGGAAHSGIPLLFPFPGRLASNRIVWQGEEFSVTTDPGELPIHGFVYDRPWRLLDRTDTTASAEFVLSRDGADGAACWPADFRLVARFALTAASLTIVVEIENVDCRPLPWGLGLHPYFRLAATASPEDAAACRVQLPVAQTWEMEGPFATGEFRELGNALSLHLGMRFSQIDLDLGFTGLQWFDETATCRLLDTTGRQVSIAWGPEFPHLVVYTPPHREAICLEPWTCLPDPLRLHEAGIASGLRLLAPGETIAATVTITQG
- the carA gene encoding glutamine-hydrolyzing carbamoyl-phosphate synthase small subunit yields the protein MSQTAKLALEDGAVFTGEAFGAAGEVAGEVCFNTSMTGYQEILTDPSYRGQIVTMTYPMIGNYGVNPEDVESRRPFLSGFVVRENSRRRSNFRSDGDLHNYLADNNVVGISGIDTRALVRRLRTQGSLRGILSTVDLDDASLVAKAQASSGLVGRDLVSEVLPDSASAWGERLSRWSFITDAMPDLRSDGPHVVAIDYGMKLNIARHLVEEGFRVTILPGSVSTEDILQQNPDGVFLSNGPGDPEPLGYAIEAIRGLLGKKPVFGICLGHQLLSLACGARTFKLKFGHRGANQPVLNVLTQKVEITSQNHGFAVEEASLPDDLEITHRNLNDDTIAGVRHRRFPAFGVQYHPEASAGPHDSRYLFQQFQELMQQA
- a CDS encoding aminotransferase class I/II-fold pyridoxal phosphate-dependent enzyme, translating into MSSTITGPADDSDHSPNPPFEVVPAARVTRLPPYMFGRINNLLYKKRRAGSDVIDLGMGNPSDPPSEIVIDKLVEAARDPNNHGYSKSNGILNLRREVASKYLTKYGVRLDPENELMVCLGSKEGFSHMCLALMGPGDTAITPAPYFPVHMYAVALASGNVIALEVAESDKFLSNIAYTCQHLYPKPKLLIVNYPHNPSTVTVDPEFYVEVVKLAKRYGFMVISDFAYADVAFEGYKPPSFLAAPGASEVGVEFTTMSKGYNMAGWRVGFCAGNADMIRNLGVIKGYYDYGMFQAIQIAAIVALRHTEADVERQSEIYLGRRNTLVEGLRRIGWSVDPPRAGMFVWAKIPPEWLARMSTMDFAMMLLEDGDVAVSPGAGFGSAGEGYLRMALVENEERLRQAVRQISRCLERQEKNT
- a CDS encoding esterase/lipase family protein encodes the protein MHRRSFVATLLLGCLSLLPAAMAEAAPLRTVTLLTPGMRVNLEGAGLSFGACDQPDKSSQWTGMIGALQESGYRFGGVIRADGARVRLPKVLDTYAVDGDPQQANLFAMEFSAAADVDGLAYKALEFAACVRELRRYCGCDKIRVVAYSAGGLAARVYLQNALPQVEYGGEIDRLITIATPHMGSTTAEHWGDFLGTRATAIQPGSATIQRLNNELPLPADVCFASIVVRGVAVGSTGLQRVEKAAFAQYIEPETLARLPLDYRQGSDQVVNVASQNLALCRCARRQETGFGPPVFYAVARVKDPAPEDRSYFEPTVHEAAPIDPQVVLLTRLLLADDAPFWTGFKDVDQAGWVAWQAQQHAYGAIEEAMRLQHTWSEVTSTQVDRVQLLGAENGRWTFAFEGVSQSQWRSPPWVRSSGDFSGKLQLDVDRFGRVTSSEHWVRVSP
- a CDS encoding PSD1 and planctomycete cytochrome C domain-containing protein, with the translated sequence MLQTSPALAIGLLLLAAVPSSAADKVAFNRDIRPILSDNCFSCHGPDATHREADLRLDQPASAKEHGLSPGNLDESEVWQRLVSEDEDLRMPPPDSGKKLLPEQLALIRQWIEQGAPYETHWAYVPPEKQTPPAVKQTAWPRNTIDEFLLARMEAEGIEPSPEADRVTLLRRLSFDLNGLPPTPAEVKAFLADESEGAYESVVDRLLASPRYGERMAMYWLDLVRFADTVGYHGDQDHNISPYRDYCIDAFNQNVPFDQFTREQLAGDLTDSPGNDQLVASGYNRLLQTSHEGGVQPKEYLAIYAADRVRNVSAVWLGGTLGCAQCHDHKFDPYTARDFYSMAAFFADVDEAKHFRNGGNAIPTRRDPEVKLLGPAEHRRVQQLEKLLQNAAATDAQREAWQAELDALKASARLTMITVAIEPREMRILARGDWLDDSGPVVAPATPAFLPALETGDRRATRLDLANWLTNPDQAGGLTARVFANRFWYLLFGVGLSKNLDDFGGQGEPPVHAELLDYLAVEFYSSGWNVKRLLKQMVMSQAYRQSSVATPAARLRDPYNRLVARQSSFRLPAEMVRDNALAISGLLVLDYGGGSVKPYQPEGYYRHLNFPKRTYSADTDDQQWRRGVYMHWQRQFLHPMLKAFDAPSREECVAERPRSNTPLAALTLLNDPTFVEAARAFAARLLGEDQPANERTISQTDEERLQAAFLQAVSRPPDPAESRLLLELLQQSRQAYQKESAAAKELTAVGQAPVNEQLPASELAAWTTVARALLNLHETMTRN